CCGTCACACGCTCGCCGTGGACCGGGCCAAGGCGCTCGAAGGCCTCCACCGGCCGAGCGATGCCGCCGACGTCCTGCTCGAGGTGCTGGTCGACCAGGGAGTGATCGACGTCCACCTCGCCATCCTCGTCGACTGCCTGAACCGGGCGGGGCGCTCCTACGACGAGCTGGCCGCTGCCATACCGCCAGGCAAGGCGCCGCAGTTCCTGGCCCAGGTCCTCCAGCTCATCCCCGAAACGGCTGACGCGGTGTTGGAGGCGTGCTTCCGGACGATGGACGATGGACGGACCGTGCTCGCCACGGCGGCGACACTGGCCTGTCGTCTCCCGGTCGACCGGGCGCTGGCGTGGTCCGCACGGATGCGTGCCGCCGGTTTCGCCACCTCCTGCCCGCTCGTGGCCATCGCCACCGGCTCGGCCTCTCCGCCGGTGCGCGCCCGGGCCGCGGCCACCGCGGTCCGGGCCTTCGGGGATACCCGGGGGCGCGACGCCTTCGTGGCGGCGCTCGGTGCGGCCCGGCCGCTCGAGCGCGACGCCATCCTCACCGAGGCCGCCGCCCTGTGTCCCGAGCTCCTCGCCGTGGCCGAGTCGGCGCAACAGCAGCACCCCGCCCCGGCCGGCACCGACCTCCCCGATCCGCGGGTCAGCATCGTGATCCCGTGCTTCAACGGGGCCGGGCTGACACTCAACTGCCTCCAGAGCCTGCAGGCCACGACTGAGGCGGCCCTCTACGAGGTGATCCTCGTCGACAACGGCTCCACCGACGCCACGGTCAAGCTGGCCGGCGCCTCCGACGCACGCTTCTGCGTCGTGCGCAACGAGGAGAACACCGGCTTCGGTCCGGCCTGCAACCAAGGAGCCGCCCTGGCGCGCGGTGAGTTCATCCTCTTCCTCAACAACGACACCGTCCTGCTCCCCGGGTGGCTGGAGCCCCTCGTCGCCGCCCTCGACGACGACCCGATGCTGGCGGCGGTGCAGCCCAAGCTGCTCTACCCCGACGGGCGCCTGAACGACGCCGGTGGCCTGGTCTTCGCTGCGGGCCAGCCCTGGGTCTACGGCAAGGGACGCCCCGAGCCCGACGCCCCCGAGTTCTCCTGCCGCCGCGCGCCGGACTATGCGTCGGGTGCATGCCTCCTCGTCCGTCGGACCGCGTTCGAGGACGTCGGTGGCTTCGACGACCGCTACGCACCGGCGTACTACGAGGACACCGACCTGTCCTTCGCCTTGCGGGCGGCGGGCTGGAGGGTGCTCTTCGAGCCGGCGTCGAAGGTCGTCCACGTCGAGGGGGGCACGGCCGGGACCGACGTCACCCAGGGCCTCAAGGTCTACCAGGAGCGCAACGCCGCCAAGTTCGCCGAGAAGTGGGCGCACGAGCTCGTGCACCGGCCCGCGGTTCGACCCGACCATGTGGAGCGGTGGGCACACCGGCCACAGGGCGGTTTCGGCCCCGGCGAACGACTGCCCGTCCGGGCCGCGCCGTCGGTGGACGTCGCCCGCACGGCGGCCTCCGAGGCCCGGTCCGTGCTCGTCCTGGACCCGTTCATGCCGGTCTTCGACCGGGCGTCGGGAGGGCTGCGCACCTTCACCTTGCTCCAATGCCTGCGCGACGCGGGCCATGCCGTGACCTTCTATGCACTGGCCGGTGGGAGCAGGACCTACGCCGACGCCGTGGGTCGCCTGGGGATCCCGTGTTTCGGCGGGGACCGGCGCGAGGCGGTGGACCACGGGCCCGGCCACGCGTCGGCGGTCTGGCCCACCTTCGAGGCCCTGTTCAGCCGCCGCCATTTCGATGTCGTGGTCGTCAGCCCCTGGACGACGGCGGAAGGTGTCATCGAGCACGTGCGCCGGCTTGCGCCCGAGGCCACGCTCGTCGTGGACACCAATGACGTCCACTTCGTCCGCCTCCAGCGGGCCGCCATGCTCACCGGGGGTTCCACGTCGGAGGTCGCCGAGGCCAAACGGCGCGAGCTGGCCGTCTACCGCCAGGCCGACCGGATCGTGTGCGTCACCGACGACGACGCCGAGGCCGTGCGGTCGGAGATTCCCGACGCCGATATCGTCATCGTGCCGAACGCCCATGCCGAGGTGGCGTGCGGACCGGGTTTCGAGCAACGCACGGGTTGCCTCTTCGTCGGCAACTTCAACCACCCGCCCAACGCCGATGCACTGTCGTGGTGGAAGCAGGAGATCGGGCCGGCGCTCTCCGCACGGCACCCCGGAGCCGAGCTGACCGTGATCGGCAACGACCCGCGGGGAGAGGCCGCGACTTTCGCGGGTCCCGGCATCACCGTCGCCGGCACGGTTCCCTCCACCGTGCCGTTCCTCCACGAGGCCCGGGTGTCGGTGGCACCCCTGCGCTACGGGGCAGGGATGAAGGGCAAGGTCGGCGAAGCCCTCGCCACGGGGCTCCCCGTGGTCCTCACCTCGATCGCCGCCGAGGGCATGGGGCTCGTCGACGGCGAGCACGTGCTCGTCGCCGACACCGCCGAGGCCTTTGCGGACGCCGTGCACCGGCTCTACACCGACCGCGCCCTGTGGGAACGGCTGCGGCAAGCGGGCCGTGCCCATGTCGCCAAGCACTTCGGCATCGACCGGATGCGCCAAGGCGTCCGGGACATGCTCCCGGACGTCCCGGCGTCGGCACCTGCCCGCGGACGCGCGGTGGCAGCGTCCGCCTGACGCCGGCCACGACGCGCCGCGACCACACCCGGCCCGCGGCCGCCGGGGCCGCGTTCCCGACACGTTCGCGCGGTGTCGGGCGAAAACCGGTGCGGAGAGTGGTTTCCCAGGCCAGGGGCCCTGTCGTCCGGCCCGAATCCTCAAGCAGGCCGCTACTTCCGCCGATACCTGAGCACGACGCCAGGACGGCGCGGAACAGACGGCCACGGATCGGCCGATCCCCGTACGCTCGTCCCGTGAGGTGTCATGTCGAACCGGCGTGTCATGTCGAACCGGCTCGGAATGGTCGGCGTCCCCGCCGCGGTCATCGCCATCGTGGTGATGCTCGTCGTGCCATTGCCGACGTTCGTCCTCGACGTCCTCATCAGCGTGAACATCGCCGGGGCCATGGTCGTGCTGCTCATGACCATGCACGTCAAGAAGCCGCTCGACTTCTCGGTCTTCCCCGCAGTGCTCCTCGTCGCCACGCTGTTCCGCCTGGCACTCAACGTGTCGGCGACACGGCTGGTCCTGCTCCACGGCTACGCCGGATCGGTCATCAACAGCTTCGGGAATTTCGTCGTGGGCGGACAGCTCATCGTCGGCCTCGTCGTCTTCCTGATCCTCATCGTGATCCAGTTCGTCGTCGTCACCACGGGTGCCGGACGGGTCGCGGAGGTCGCCGCCCGTTTCACCCTCGACGCCATGCCCGGAAAGCAGATGGCGATCGATGCCGACCTGAGCTCCGGGCTGATCGACCAGCACGAGGCCAAGCGCCGGCGCCAGGAGACCGCTGACGAGGCCGACTTCTACGGGGCCATGGACGGTGCAGCCAAGTTCGTCCGGGGTGACGCCATCGCGGCCATCGTCATCACCGCCATCAACCTGATCGGTGGCCTGGCCATCGGCCTCGCCCAGCGGCACCTGTCGATCACCGACGCCACCCACACCTACAGCCTCCTGAGTGTCGGTGACGGTCTCGTCTCGCAGATCCCGGCCCTGCTGCTGTCGATCTCGACCGGGCTCGTGGTCACCAGAGCCGCCACCGACGACCAGGACTTCGGCACCGACCTCATCGGCCAGGTCCGTCGCCAGCACCGGGCCATCAAGATCGCCGGGGTCGTCATGGCAGGCATGGCCATCGTGCCGGGGCTACCGCATCTCGCCTTCCTGATCGTGGGCGGCCTGCTGTGGTTCACCGGTGACCGCGTGGGAGCGGCCGTTCACACCGAGTCCCTCGAAGCCTCGGACGGGCCGGACATCGTCACGGTCGCCCCCGACAGCCCCCAGGCGCTGGCGGCCGACATGCGGGTGGAGGCACTCGAGCTCGAGCTGTCGGCGACCCTCGTCGACCTGGTCGACGAGGCCAAGGGCGGGGACCTGCTCGAGCGGGTGAAGGGCCTGCGCCGCAAGCTCGCCACCGAACGCGGGCTGATCATCCCCCCCGTGCGCACCCGGGACAACGTGCACCTCGACAACGACTCGTACGCGATCCGGCTGCACGGCGTGGAAGTGGCCACGGGTACCGCGCCGGCGGGTCGCTTCCTCGCCATCGGAGGCGGGCTCGACCTGGTGCCCGGCGAGTCCGTCGTGGAGCCGGTGTTCGGGCTCCCGGCCAAGTGGGTGCCGGCCGAGCTGCGCCAACAGGCCCTCGTGGCCGGGGCCACCGTCATCGACCGGTCCTCGGTCATCACCACCCACCTCGGCGAGGTGGCCAGCCGCCATGCCGGGCAGCTGCTGTCGGCCCAGCAGGTGAAGACGCTGCTCGACTCGGTGAAGGGCACCGACCCGGCGGTGATCGAGGAGATGGGGGCGGCCCAGGTGTCGCTCACCGACCTCCATCGGGTCCTGTGCGGTCTGCTGGCCGAGGGGGTCGTCATCCGCGACCTCGTACGCGTCATCGAGGCGGTCACCGAGCAGGCTCGCCAGGCCAAGGAGCCCGAGGCCCTGCTGGAGGCCGCCCGCCGGGCGCTCGGGCCGGCCATCACCGCCGCCTACGCGAAGGACGGCACCCTCCCGATCATCAGTCTCGATGCCCGCTTCGAACGAGAGCTGGCCGACGCTGTCCGCCCCGGGGAGTCCGGCACGGTCCTGGTCCTCGAGCCCGACGTCGTCGAGACGCTCGTCCGTGAGGTGGGTGCGATCGCGCGCCAGGCCGAGGAGAACAACCGCGAGGCCGTCCTCATCTGCGCGTCGCGCCTGCGCCCGTCGCTCCGTCGCCTGCTCTCCCCTGCCCTGCCACGCCTCGGCGTGCTGTCCGTCAATGAGCTCGGCCCACAGGTCAAGCTCGAGCGCATAGGAGTCGTCAGTGTCACCCCAGCTGAAGTCGTTTGAAGGCCCTGACGTCCAGCGGCTGCTGGACGAGGTCCGCCGCGAGGTCGGTTCGGACGCCAAGATCAGCGGCGCCGAGAAGATCCG
This genomic interval from Acidimicrobiales bacterium contains the following:
- a CDS encoding flagellar biosynthesis protein FlhA, which encodes MSNRRVMSNRLGMVGVPAAVIAIVVMLVVPLPTFVLDVLISVNIAGAMVVLLMTMHVKKPLDFSVFPAVLLVATLFRLALNVSATRLVLLHGYAGSVINSFGNFVVGGQLIVGLVVFLILIVIQFVVVTTGAGRVAEVAARFTLDAMPGKQMAIDADLSSGLIDQHEAKRRRQETADEADFYGAMDGAAKFVRGDAIAAIVITAINLIGGLAIGLAQRHLSITDATHTYSLLSVGDGLVSQIPALLLSISTGLVVTRAATDDQDFGTDLIGQVRRQHRAIKIAGVVMAGMAIVPGLPHLAFLIVGGLLWFTGDRVGAAVHTESLEASDGPDIVTVAPDSPQALAADMRVEALELELSATLVDLVDEAKGGDLLERVKGLRRKLATERGLIIPPVRTRDNVHLDNDSYAIRLHGVEVATGTAPAGRFLAIGGGLDLVPGESVVEPVFGLPAKWVPAELRQQALVAGATVIDRSSVITTHLGEVASRHAGQLLSAQQVKTLLDSVKGTDPAVIEEMGAAQVSLTDLHRVLCGLLAEGVVIRDLVRVIEAVTEQARQAKEPEALLEAARRALGPAITAAYAKDGTLPIISLDARFERELADAVRPGESGTVLVLEPDVVETLVREVGAIARQAEENNREAVLICASRLRPSLRRLLSPALPRLGVLSVNELGPQVKLERIGVVSVTPAEVV
- a CDS encoding glycosyltransferase; this translates as MHQPVHRSPATIIILAWNAWSSTEDCLESLRPTLGVRDQVVVVDNGSTDATPRRLTRYPWIDVVTNEENHGFARGCNDGAAIARNDTLVFLNNDTVLAGRWLDPLIVPFDEDRSVGATGPRSNFVSGAQVAEGASYLRGDMAGMRRFARAWAQEHRSQVSDTERLVGFCLAVRRSLFEEIGGFDAGYGIGGYEDDDLCRRVLASGHRLLIAHESFVHHDGHQTFDANGLDWYAEQETNRGRFESRFGAGRSSRDGTRVSACMITKDEEANIATCLASVEGFVDEVVVYDTGSSDATVRVARELGATVIDGHWDDDFSRARNAALEHCSGDWIAWLDADETLVCDDVAGLRRLLENTAPNVDGFSVPIDNLTGTGVGAGFTHSACRLFRRARCEWTGRLHEQIAGRGDHRGIEQVKLEGARILHTGYLDEAMRTRDKTERNLRVAQAEVAAADTWDMGFSLTSLGRSFLTAGRVQEAFDSCRDALEHTTNLITRRLATRTAIEALTILGDYDGALAWIGDLRGISAMTAQADISEGRVRLAQGEFQLALDLFERVESRQFDEDGFEVSRHTLAVDRAKALEGLHRPSDAADVLLEVLVDQGVIDVHLAILVDCLNRAGRSYDELAAAIPPGKAPQFLAQVLQLIPETADAVLEACFRTMDDGRTVLATAATLACRLPVDRALAWSARMRAAGFATSCPLVAIATGSASPPVRARAAATAVRAFGDTRGRDAFVAALGAARPLERDAILTEAAALCPELLAVAESAQQQHPAPAGTDLPDPRVSIVIPCFNGAGLTLNCLQSLQATTEAALYEVILVDNGSTDATVKLAGASDARFCVVRNEENTGFGPACNQGAALARGEFILFLNNDTVLLPGWLEPLVAALDDDPMLAAVQPKLLYPDGRLNDAGGLVFAAGQPWVYGKGRPEPDAPEFSCRRAPDYASGACLLVRRTAFEDVGGFDDRYAPAYYEDTDLSFALRAAGWRVLFEPASKVVHVEGGTAGTDVTQGLKVYQERNAAKFAEKWAHELVHRPAVRPDHVERWAHRPQGGFGPGERLPVRAAPSVDVARTAASEARSVLVLDPFMPVFDRASGGLRTFTLLQCLRDAGHAVTFYALAGGSRTYADAVGRLGIPCFGGDRREAVDHGPGHASAVWPTFEALFSRRHFDVVVVSPWTTAEGVIEHVRRLAPEATLVVDTNDVHFVRLQRAAMLTGGSTSEVAEAKRRELAVYRQADRIVCVTDDDAEAVRSEIPDADIVIVPNAHAEVACGPGFEQRTGCLFVGNFNHPPNADALSWWKQEIGPALSARHPGAELTVIGNDPRGEAATFAGPGITVAGTVPSTVPFLHEARVSVAPLRYGAGMKGKVGEALATGLPVVLTSIAAEGMGLVDGEHVLVADTAEAFADAVHRLYTDRALWERLRQAGRAHVAKHFGIDRMRQGVRDMLPDVPASAPARGRAVAASA